The Mangifera indica cultivar Alphonso unplaced genomic scaffold, CATAS_Mindica_2.1 Un_0017, whole genome shotgun sequence genome has a window encoding:
- the LOC123205833 gene encoding berberine bridge enzyme-like 21, whose protein sequence is MEKTTTFLSPAFLVLLLLQFLNFSLTWCSSDSVDQTFLQCLEKQTNSTDELSKIVYTQTNPSYTSVLQAYIRNARFNDSETLKPLIIVTPLEESHVQAAVICSKQIGYQLKIRSGGHDYEGISYISENPFFILDMFNLRLINIDMDDESAWIGAGATLGEVYFRIWEKSKVHGFPAGLCSTVGVGGHLSGGGYGNMLRKYGLSTDNVVDAKIVDVKGRILDREAMGEDLFWALRGGGGASFGVVLSYKIKLVPVPETVTVFRVERLLAENATDVAYKWQLVAPTTDKNLFLRMLLQPVTRNKTLTIRASILAMYLGGADGLVSLLAKDFPELGLKKENCMEMSWIDSVLWWAGFDNGSKPDVLLDRNLNQANFLKRKSDYVQKPIPKFSLNLLWKTMMELGKIGLVFNPYGGRMDEIPSSETAMPHRAGNLYKIQYSVNWDEASVELEKNYTSQATSLYSFMTPFVSKDPRSAYLNYRDLDIGVNHHGKDSYSEGEVYGMKYFNGNYERLVKVKTTFDPENFFRNEQSIPPKSAM, encoded by the coding sequence ATGGAGAAAACGACAACGTTTCTTTCTCCTGCTTTCCTTGTTCTTCTCTTGTTacaatttctcaatttttccCTCACATGGTGTTCTTCGGATTCAGTCGACCAAACTTTTCTCCAATGCTTAGAAAAGCAAACAAATTCCACAGACGAACTCTCGAAGATAGTTTACACCCAAACAAATCCCTCCTACACTTCAGTTTTACAGGCGTATATACGAAACGCCCGTTTCAATGACTCCGAAACGTTGAAGCCTTTGATCATCGTTACTCCATTAGAAGAATCTCATGTCCAAGCCGCGGTGATTTGCTCTAAACAAATTGGATATCAGCTTAAAATCCGCAGTGGCGGCCATGACTATGAGGGGATTTCTTATATTTCTGAAAATCCGTTCTTTATTCTCGACATGTTTAATTTACGGTTAATTAATATTGACATGGATGACGAGTCTGCGTGGATCGGAGCAGGCGCAACTTTGGGTGAAGTTTATTTCAGGATTTGGGAGAAAAGTAAAGTTCATGGCTTTCCAGCCGGCCTTTGCTCCACTGTGGGCGTTGGTGGGCATTTGAGCGGCGGAGGTTACGGAAACATGCTGCGAAAGTATGGTTTATCAACTGATAATGTTGTTGATGCTAAAATTGTTGACGTCAAGGGGAGAATTCTTGATCGTGAAGCGATGGGAGAGGATCTATTTTGGGCTCTTCGGGGGGGCGGCGGAGCGAGTTTTGGCGTTGTGTTATCGTACAAGATCAAATTGGTTCCGGTTCCGGAGACAGTAACTGTTTTCAGAGTTGAGAGGCTTCTGGCAGAGAATGCGACGGATGTGGCTTATAAATGGCAGCTGGTGGCGCCGACGACGGATAAAAATTTGTTCTTGCGAATGCTTTTGCAGCCCGTGACGAGGAACAAGACACTGACAATCAGAGCATCGATTTTGGCCATGTATTTAGGTGGGGCCGATGGCCTTGTGTCTCTTTTGGCTAAGGATTTTCCTGAATTGGGgctgaagaaagaaaattgtatgGAGATGAGCTGGATTGATTCGGTTCTTTGGTGGGCTGGTTTCGATAATGGGAGTAAACCTGATGTGTTGCTTGATAGAAATCTCAACCAGGCGAATTTCTTGAAGAGAAAATCAGACTATGTTCAGAAACCGATTCCGAAATTTTCCCTGAATTTGCTATGGAAAACAATGATGGAATTAGGAAAAATTGGGCTGGTTTTCAATCCTTATGGTGGGAGAATGGACGAAATTCCTTCTTCAGAGACGGCCATGCCACATAGAGCTGGGAACTTATACAAAATACAGTACTCGGTGAATTGGGATGAGGCCAGTGTTGAGCTTGAGAAGAACTACACATCTCAGGCCACAAGTCTTTACAGTTTCATGACTCCATTTGTGTCAAAAGATCCGAGAAGTGCTTACTTGAACTACAGAGATCTTGATATTGGAGTTAACCATCATGGTAAAGATAGTTACAGTGAAGGTGAAGTCTACGGGATGAAGTATTTCAACGGGAATTATGAAAGATTGGTGAAAGTGAAGACAACGTTTGATCCTGAAAACTTCTTCAGAAATGAGCAGAGCATCCCTCCTAAATCTGCCATGTAA